One window of the Camelina sativa cultivar DH55 chromosome 1, Cs, whole genome shotgun sequence genome contains the following:
- the LOC104789285 gene encoding hyphally regulated cell wall protein 3 yields the protein MASASSRRQVVAEAGRRKLEQFRKQKAAKKASQSTITTQQPVDNSQQSVSDSDGPLPLASLPNGPLNQVSSIETHVHNLSFSNIATPNDGSKKDDGQEESVGKLDFSNSLELIGSTQDLTVNNRPDVVPYSNIDMQSSGSFDRASTLRESDGVVKGTSPFSGSSLLSTSMQMDGFIHGGGLISPRKDSLQPTTRMAGSFHEVSKNQQRSGELGGGSIVQKPTLSSSYLFSSPDTSSRPSESSDYSVNITSSSPFNSAKSEATVKRSRPSFLDSLNISRARETQTQYQHPEIEADLVTSSASQLTGTDGFGPSSLQYMSGKRDSNGPSLTSGAYDSPNPFEKFRSSLYPAANGVMPGFTDFSMPKQNDDFTALEQHIEDLTQEKFSLQRDLDASRALAESLASENSSMTDTYNQQRGLVNQLKDDMERLYEQIQAQMGELESVRIEYANAQLECNAADERSQILASEVISLEDKALRLRSNELKLERELENAQAEMLSYKKKLQSLEKDRQDLQSTIKALQEEKKVLQTMVQKASSGGKSTDLSKSSTSRKNASTSTEGLAISDTTPESFNQETDSTSLLESNSSNTAIVPETGQLTLEGFSLSVPADQMRVIHNINTLVAELAIEKEELVQALSSELSRSAQVQELNKELSRKLEAQTKRLELLTAQKMAIDNVSPEKQQPDSHVVQERTPIADEGDEVVERVLGWIMKMFPGGPSKRRTSKLL from the exons ATGGCATCAGCTAGTTCTCGTAGGCAAGTGGTCGCTGAAGCTGGACGCCGTAAG CTTGAGCAGTTTCGGAAACAAAAAGCAGCTAAAAAGGCATCACAAAGTACTATTACCACACAGCAGCCTGTTGATAATAGCCAGCAAAGTGTTTCAGATTCAGATGGACCTCTTCCTCTTGCATCTCTGCCTAATGGACCTCTCAATCAAGTTTCCTCTATTGAAACCCATGTACATAATTTATCATTTTCGAATATAGCAACACCGAATGATGGAAGTAAAAAAGATGATGGTCAGGAGGAATCAGTGGGAAAACTTGATTTTTCTAATAGCTTAGAGTTGATTGGTTCCACACAGGACTTAACAGTGAATAATAGGCCTGACGTTGTACCTTATAGCAATATAGACATGCAATCGAGTGGAAGTTTTGATCGTGCTTCTACTCTAAGAGAAAGTGATGGTGTTGTTAAAGGCACATCTCCCTTTTCTGGAAGCTCTCTGCTATCAACCTCGATGCAAATGGATGGTTTCATTCATGGCGGTGGATTAATCTCACCAAGAAAAG ACTCATTACAACCTACTACCAGGATGGCAGGGTCTTTTCACGAAGTTTCCAAAAACCAACAGAGAAGTGGTGAACTAGGAGGAGGTAGCATTGTGCAGAAGCCTACTTTGTCTAGCAGTTATTTGTTTAGTTCTCCAGACACATCATCTCGACCTTCTGAATCTTCAGATTACAGTGTAAATATCACAAGCTCTTCACCATTTAACTCAGCTAAAAGTGAAGCAACTGTGAAGAGATCTCGTCCGTCTTTCCTTGATTCCCTCAATATTTCAAGAGCTCGAGAGACTCAAACTCAATATCAACACCCTGAGATTGAAGCAGATTTGGTTACATCCAGTGCTTCCCAACTAACTGGCACTGATGGTTTTGGGCCATCTTCGCTCCAATATATGTCAGGGAAAAGAGACAGTAATGGACCATCTTTGACAAGCGGAGCATATGATTCTCCTAATCCATTTGAAAAATTCCGGAGTTCTTTGTATCCTGCTGCCAATGGAGTAATGCCAGGTTTTACTGATTTCTCCATGCCAAAACAAAATGATGATTTTACTGCTCTGGAACAG CATATTGAGGATTTAACACAAGAAAAATTTTCACTGCAAAGGGATCTTGATGCTTCACGTGCGCTGGCAGAATCCTTAGCATCAGAAAATTCTTCGATGACAGACACTTATAACCAGCAG AGAGGTCTTGTCAACCAACTAAAAGATGACATGGAGAGGCTATATGAACAGATCCAAGCCCAAATG GGGGAACTTGAGTCTGTCAGGATTGAGTATGCAAATGCACAGCTAGAATGTAATGCTGCTGATGAGCGTTCCCAAATACTGGCTTCTGAAGTCATCAGTTTGGAAGATAAG GCTCTCAGACTCAGATCTAATGAGTTAAAGCTGGAAAGGGAACTGGAGAATGCACAAGCAGAAATGTTATCTTACAA GAAAAAATTACAGAGCCTAGAGAAAGATCGTCAAGATTTACAATCTACTATTAAAGCTCTTCAAGAAG AGAAGAAGGTCCTACAGACTATGGTACAGAAAGCTTCTAGTGGTGGAAAATCCACTGATCTGAGTAAAAGCTCAACTAGCCGAAAAAACGCGTCAACCTCTACAGAAGGTCTAG CAATCTCAGATACTACGCCAGAGAGTTTCAACCAGGAAACAGATTCCACTTCTCTGCTTGAAAGTAATTCATCTAATACAGCTATCGTTCCTGAAACTGGACAATTAACTCTTGAAGGTTTTTCATTGAGCGTCCCAGCTGATCAGATGAGAGTGATTCATAACATTAATACGCTGGTTGCTGAG TTGGCAATTGAGAAGGAAGAACTCGTGCAAGCACTGTCATCTGAGTTATCTCGAAGTGCGCAGGTGCAG GAGCTGAACAAAGAGTTATCCAGAAAACTTGAAGCACAGACCAAAAGGTTAGAGCTTCTAACAGCACAGAAGATGGCCATAGACAATGTTTCACCTGAAAAGCAGCAGCCGGATTCTCATGTTGTTCAAGAGAGAACACCGATTGCAGATGAAGGCGATGAG GTGGTCGAAAGGGTTTTAGGATGGATTATGAAGATGTTCCCAGGAGGACCGTCGAAAAGAAGGACAAGCAAGCTTCTCTAA